In a single window of the Callithrix jacchus isolate 240 chromosome 1, calJac240_pri, whole genome shotgun sequence genome:
- the CCIN gene encoding calicin, with amino-acid sequence MKLEFTEKNYNSFVLQNLNRQRKRKEYWDMALSVDHHVFFAHRNVLAAVSPLVRSLISSNDMKTTDELFITIDSSYLSPVTVDQLLDYFYSGKVMISEQNVEELLRGAQYFNAPRLQIHCNNFLIKSICRANCLRYLFLAELFELKEVSDLAYSGIRDNFHYWASPEGSMHFMRCPPVIFGRLLRDENLHVLNEDQALSALINWVYFQKEEREKYFKKFFNYINLNAVSNKTLVFASNKLMGMENNSSHASTLIESVLMDRKQERPCSLLVYQRKGALLDSVVILGGQKAHGQFNDGVFAYIIQENLWIKLSDMPYRAAALSATSAGRYIYISGGTTEQISGLKTAWRYDMDDNSWTNLPDLPIGLVFHTMVTCQGTVYSVGGSIAPRRYVSNIYRYDERKEVWCLAGKMSIPMDGTAVITKGDRHLYIVTGRCLVKGYISRVGVVDCFDTNTGDVVQCITFPIEFNHRPLLSFQQDNILCVHSHRQSVEINLQKVKASKTTTSVPLLPNNCPLDVSHAICSIGDNKVFVCGGVTTASDVQTKDYTINPNAFLLDQKTGKWKTLAPPPEALDCPACCLAKLPCKILQRI; translated from the coding sequence ATGAAATTGGAATTCACTGAGAAAAACTACAACAGCTTCGTGCTGCAGAACCTGAATAGACAGAGGAAACGCAAAGAGTACTGGGACATGGCCCTGAGTGTGGACCACCACGTCTTCTTCGCACATCGCAACGTGCTGGCTGCTGTCTCCCCACTGGTGAGGAGCCTCATCTCCAGCAATGACATGAAGACCACTGATGAGCTCTTCATCACCATTGACTCCAGTTACCTGAGCCCGGTCACAGTGGACCAGCTCCTGGACTACTTCTATAGTGGCAAGGTGATGATCTCTGAGCAAAACGTGGAGGAGCTGCTTCGTGGGGCTCAGTATTTCAACGCACCACGCCTTCAAATTCACTGCAACAACTTCCTTATTAAGTCCATCTGCCGTGCCAACTGCTTGCGCTACCTCTTCTTGGCCGAGCTATTTGAGCTCAAAGAGGTATCAGACCTAGCTTACTCGGGCATTCGCGACAACTTCCACTATTGGGCCAGTCCTGAGGGCTCCATGCACTTCATGCGCTGTCCCCCTGTTATCTTCGGCCGCCTGCTCCGTGATGAAAACCTTCACGTGCTCAATGAGGACCAGGCTCTCAGCGCACTCATCAATTGGGTATATTTCCAGAAGGAGGAACGGGAGAAGTATTTCAAGAAGTTCTTCAATTACATCAATCTCAATGCTGTTTCCAACAAGACGCTGGTGTTTGCCAGTAACAAGCTGATGGGCATGGAGAACAACTCATCCCATGCCTCAACCCTGATTGAGAGTGTCCTGATGGACCGCAAGCAGGAGCGGCCATGCAGCCTGCTGGTCTACCAGCGGAAAGGGGCCCTGCTCGATTCAGTGGTCATCCTCGGTGGCCAGAAGGCCCACGGCCAGTTCAATGATGGAGTGTTTGCCTACATAATCCAGGAGAACCTGTGGATAAAGCTCTCCGACATGCCTTATCGGGCAGCAGCACTTAGTGCCACCTCTGCTGGTCGCTACATCTACATCTCTGGTGGCACCACTGAGCAGATTTCAGGGCTGAAGACGGCCTGGCGGTATGACATGGATGACAACTCCTGGACCAACTTGCCCGACCTGCCCATCGGTCTTGTCTTCCACACCATGGTGACCTGCCAGGGGACGGTGTACTCAGTGGGCGGGAGCATTGCCCCAAGGCGGTATGTCTCCAACATCTATCGCTATGATGAGCGGAAGGAAGTCTGGTGCCTGGCAGGGAAGATGAGCATCCCCATGGATGGCACGGCTGTGATCACGAAAGGTGACCGGCATCTGTACATTGTCACTGGACGGTGCTTGGTGAAAGGTTATATCTCCCGAGTTGGGGTAGTGGACTGCTTTGACACCAACACCGGGGATGTGGTCCAGTGTATCACTTTCCCCATTGAGTTCAACCACCGGCCCCTGCTCTCTTTCCAACAAGACAACATCCTCTGCGTGCACAGCCACCGGCAGAGCGTGGAAATCAATCTGCAGAAGGTAAAGGCCAGCAAGACGACCACCTCAGTGCCTCTCTTGCCCAACAACTGCCCCTTGGATGTGTCTCATGCTATATGCTCCATTGGAGACAACAAGGTGTTTGTATGTGGGGGTGTCACCACCGCCAGCGACGTCCAGACAAAGGACTACACCATCAATCCAAATGCCTTCTTGCTGGACCAAAAGACAGGCAAGTGGAAGACCCTGGCTCCCCCACCAGAGGCACTGGACTGTCCTGCCTGCTGCCTAGCCAAGCTACCTTGCAAGATTcttcaaagaatttaa